ATTGATTTAACCCCCGCATCTAAAATTATATCATCTTCAGCAATATCTTTTGATTTAACTTCACATTCCGCAAACTGCTTGAATTCTTTTGCGGTTGTAAAATCAATAGGTAGGTGAATTTTACAATTTTTCTTTTCTGCAAAAGCAAGAATTTCAAGTGCTTTATCTTTCAGATTTTTCTCGCAGAGAGATTTACCAATTTTAATATTTTTGGCATAAAGAAAAGTATTTGCCATTCCACCACCAATTATAAGGTTATCAGCCTTTTCTATAAGTGAAGTTAGAATATCAATTTTGGTAGAAATTTTAGAGCCACCAACTATTGCAGTCAGCGGTTTTTCAGGGCTTTCAAGGGCTTCTGAAATATAAGTTACTTCCTTTTCTAAACATAAACCAGCGTAAGAAGGCAGAAACTCAGTAACCCCAGTGATTGAAGCGTGTGAGCGATGCGAGCAAGAAAAAGCATCATTAACAAAGTATTCCGCTAAATTTGCGAGTTCCTTGCTGAAATTTTTATCATTTTTTTCTTCTTCAGCGTGAAATCTTAAATTTTCAAGCAGAAGAACATCACCATTATTAAGGGCTTCTGAGGCGTGTTCCGCAATAATTCCTCTGCAATCACCTGCGAATTTTACTTCAATATTTTCACCCGCTATTTGAGAGATTTGCTTTGAAACCTC
The Rickettsiales bacterium genome window above contains:
- a CDS encoding phosphoglycerate kinase, producing the protein RTIKDLLTENIKGKKVLIRADLNVPMKQGKVSDCTRINAVIPTILALRKAGAKILLISHFGRPEGKFDSSYSLSPIVDEVSKQISQIAGENIEVKFAGDCRGIIAEHASEALNNGDVLLLENLRFHAEEEKNDKNFSKELANLAEYFVNDAFSCSHRSHASITGVTEFLPSYAGLCLEKEVTYISEALESPEKPLTAIVGGSKISTKIDILTSLIEKADNLIIGGGMANTFLYAKNIKIGKSLCEKNLKDKALEILAFAEKKNCKIHLPIDFTTAKEFKQFAECEVKSKDIAEDDIILDAGVKSIFNWHQIIANSKTLIWNGPLGAFETSPFENSSVTLAKLVSLLTRENGLKSIAGGGDTVALLATAGVVNNFTYVSTAGGAFLEWLEGKGLPGISALTKNAKKQKVA